One window of the Triticum dicoccoides isolate Atlit2015 ecotype Zavitan chromosome 3B, WEW_v2.0, whole genome shotgun sequence genome contains the following:
- the LOC119281796 gene encoding uncharacterized protein LOC119281796: protein MGHLTPPPPVKIRSVEPKGRTPPSTVPDPYWNTDHVMAWRHFRLPTPIYVRVDRSGVYHSYPELPGRPFQSFDAIASALHTYARGSSTDTSKETNKERLIRESLEWSDGTRKVATSSKIAEREIKNVHRLVKALLDKKHDDEDFEYELKDIVHWQLISEGPNAWYYHLNITMKTKGADDDAGSVNLFFAEVTRHQSDMPGYFLSSFCRIDPNSKDVHCHGCTNNGSIHLKHPPTHFDCGHTDLSLGYDACNDEVCRDAQNKEDDDEEEELREEEERIRESFDYLDDVEFMEKLRKKRAELLALHSKIQEDEETTCKD from the exons ATGGGGCACCTCACACCACCCCCGCCGGTAAAGATCAGATCCGTTGAGCCAAAAGGGCGGACGCCACCTTCCAC GGTTCCCGATCCTTATTGGAACACCGACCATGTTATGGCCTGGAGGCATTTCCGTTTGCCTACACCAATCTACGTCAGAGTGGATCGTTCAGGAGTCTATCACTCATATCCAGAGCTGCCAGGTCGGCCGTTCCAGAGCTTTGATGCAATTGCAAGTGCTCTCCATACCTATGCTCGTGGCAGTAGCACTGACAC GTCCAAGGAAACAAATAAGGAGCGTCTTATACGTGAATCTCTTGAGTGGTCAGATGGTACGAGGAAGGTCGCCACAAGTTCGAAAATAGCTGAGAGGGAAATTAAGAATGTGCACAGACTGGTTAAAGCTTTACTGGACAAGAAGCACGACGATGAG GATTTCGAGTATGAACTCAAAGATATTGTGCATTGGCAATTAATCTCTGAAGGTCCCAATGCATGGTACTACCATCTCAATATCACTATGAAAACTAAAGGAGCTGATGATGATGCGGGCAGTGTCAATCTATTCTTCGCTGAAGTCACACGTCATCAGAGCGATATGCCAGGATATTTTCTCAGCAGTTTCTGCAGAATTGACCCTAACAGCAAGG ACGTTCACTGCCATGGTTGTACGAACAATGGAAGTATTCATCTGAAGCACCCCCCTACTCATTTTGATTGCGGCCACACTGATCTCTCCCTTGGTTATGATGCATGTAACGATGAGGTGTGCCGCGACGCCCAAAACAAG GAAgacgacgatgaagaagaagaactgAGAGAAGAGGAGGAAAGGATAAGAGAGTCCTTTGAT TACCTTGACGATGTGGAATTTATGGAGAAACTCCGCAAGAAACGTGCTGAGCTCTTAGCCTTACATTCCAAAATCCAG GAGGATGAAGAAACGACATGTAAAGACTGA